From a region of the Odoribacter splanchnicus DSM 20712 genome:
- a CDS encoding UDP-N-acetylglucosamine 4,6-dehydratase, which produces MLNVSQFIADHITGRQKSMFAADIEANRDKLRAEIEGKRVLVIGGAGTIGSSYIRAVLPFRPSKLVVVDISENGLAELTRDLRSTYGMYVPEEYRTYPLSFADPVFEKIFRAEQGFDIVANFSAHKHVRSEKDKYSVQALLENNVLKARKLLDLLSEYPPRHFFCVSTDKAANPVNIMGASKKIMEEMIMAYSSRFKISTARFANVAFSNGSLLAGFIGRLMKRQPLSSPNDVKRYFVSPDESGQICMLACILGQNREIFFPKLGAEQMMTFSSIADRFLHSLGYEVKQCASEEEARRFAAEMPVDSKVYPVYYFTSDTTGEKGFEEFYVKGEKINPERFGSLGVIEDLEARRMEELDTFLERLQAVLNDQKTEKEDIVRTMKAFIPNFEHMEKGKNLDQKM; this is translated from the coding sequence ATGTTGAATGTCAGTCAATTTATAGCCGACCACATAACGGGCCGGCAAAAGAGCATGTTCGCAGCGGACATTGAGGCGAACCGGGATAAGCTTCGCGCGGAAATAGAAGGTAAACGTGTTTTGGTGATCGGCGGTGCCGGGACGATCGGTTCGTCGTATATCCGGGCGGTGCTGCCTTTCCGTCCTTCAAAGCTGGTGGTTGTGGACATCAGTGAGAACGGGCTGGCGGAACTGACGAGGGATCTGCGCTCGACGTACGGGATGTATGTGCCGGAAGAATACCGGACTTATCCGCTCAGTTTTGCCGATCCGGTCTTTGAAAAGATTTTCCGGGCAGAGCAGGGATTCGATATTGTGGCCAATTTTTCAGCCCACAAGCATGTACGGAGCGAAAAGGATAAATATTCGGTGCAGGCATTGCTGGAGAATAATGTGCTGAAAGCGCGGAAGCTGCTGGACCTGCTGAGTGAATACCCGCCGCGTCATTTCTTCTGCGTGTCGACGGATAAGGCGGCCAATCCTGTAAATATCATGGGAGCCAGCAAGAAGATCATGGAGGAAATGATCATGGCCTATTCTTCGCGGTTCAAAATATCGACGGCCCGTTTTGCCAATGTGGCTTTTTCGAACGGAAGTCTGCTGGCCGGATTTATCGGCCGGCTGATGAAGCGTCAGCCGCTGAGTTCGCCGAACGATGTGAAACGCTATTTCGTTTCTCCTGACGAGAGTGGACAGATCTGTATGCTGGCCTGCATCCTGGGGCAGAACCGGGAGATCTTTTTCCCGAAACTGGGAGCAGAGCAGATGATGACCTTCTCCTCTATCGCCGACCGGTTCCTGCATAGTCTGGGATATGAGGTGAAGCAGTGTGCTTCGGAGGAGGAAGCCCGGCGGTTTGCCGCGGAGATGCCGGTGGATAGTAAAGTATATCCGGTGTATTATTTCACCTCGGATACGACAGGAGAAAAAGGGTTTGAGGAATTTTACGTGAAGGGGGAAAAAATTAATCCGGAACGCTTCGGATCGCTGGGGGTGATTGAGGACCTGGAGGCCCGCCGGATGGAAGAACTGGATACTTTCCTGGAAAGATTGCAGGCGGTATTGAATGACCAGAAAACAGAAAAAGAAGATATTGTCAGAACAATGAAAGCATTTATCCCCAATTTTGAACATATGGAGAAAGGGAAAAACCTGGATCAGAAGATGTAA
- the rfbA gene encoding glucose-1-phosphate thymidylyltransferase RfbA has protein sequence MKGIILAGGSGTRLYPITKGVSKQLLPIYDKPMIYYPLSVLMLAGIREILVISTPQDLPGFRRLLGEGEDYGVKFTYAEQPSPDGLAQAFIIGREFIGSDSVCLVLGDNIFYGQSFSHMLQEAVRNAEEEKKATVFGYYVNDPQRYGVAEFDEKGNVLSIEEKPVQPKSNYAVVGLYFYPNKVVGVASGIKPSARGELEITTVNQTFLRDEELKVQLLGRGFAWLDTGTHDSLSEASTFVEVIEKRQGLKIACPEEIAYKKGWIDARKLRDLAVPMAKNQYGQYLLKLLR, from the coding sequence ATGAAAGGTATAATATTAGCCGGAGGGTCCGGAACACGTTTGTATCCTATTACCAAGGGGGTTTCTAAACAGTTGTTGCCCATTTATGATAAGCCCATGATTTATTATCCGTTGTCTGTTTTGATGCTGGCCGGGATAAGAGAGATATTGGTGATTTCAACTCCTCAGGACTTGCCCGGTTTTCGTCGTCTTTTGGGAGAAGGAGAGGATTATGGAGTGAAGTTTACTTATGCGGAACAACCGAGTCCGGATGGGTTGGCTCAGGCTTTTATTATCGGCCGCGAATTTATCGGCAGTGATTCGGTTTGTCTGGTTTTGGGAGATAATATTTTTTATGGACAGAGCTTTTCACATATGTTGCAGGAAGCGGTGAGAAATGCCGAGGAGGAGAAGAAAGCCACGGTTTTCGGTTATTACGTCAATGATCCGCAACGATATGGGGTGGCGGAATTCGATGAGAAGGGAAATGTATTGAGTATAGAGGAAAAGCCTGTGCAGCCGAAATCGAATTATGCCGTAGTCGGATTGTATTTTTATCCGAATAAAGTAGTCGGGGTGGCTTCCGGAATAAAACCTTCGGCCAGAGGGGAACTGGAAATTACGACCGTCAATCAGACCTTTTTGCGAGACGAAGAATTGAAAGTACAGTTGTTGGGACGAGGTTTTGCGTGGCTGGATACCGGTACTCACGATTCTTTATCCGAAGCTTCGACCTTTGTAGAAGTGATCGAGAAAAGACAGGGCTTGAAAATTGCTTGTCCCGAAGAAATTGCCTATAAAAAAGGATGGATCGATGCCCGAAAATTGAGGGATTTGGCTGTTCCGATGGCAAAAAATCAGTATGGGCAATATTTATTGAAGTTACTTCGATAA
- a CDS encoding MraY family glycosyltransferase: MLSLLSDNWRLVLSMVLALLIGWNIRVPVFKMAILKNFVDKPNKRSSHTGCVPNIGGIVVFLAFLCSFLLFVRFDSRPEFQYVLLGAILIFLVGIYDDLLEISPRKKVKGEMLGVLVLIVGGGFYLTNLHGFLSFYEISPWVGIPLTFVGLVGLINAINLIDGIDGLCSGMAMIDCIFFGIWFYYCGHIEYALMCGVLTAALIPFFLINLFGKRSKMFMGDSGALMVGSLLGVMAIRFCETDINLKGICAVEAAPGVVFSVLAIPVIDTLRLFASRWMRGKSPFAPDKRHLHHKLLTIYNGVHKKATFTILGLNLLFMAFAYIGRDWRNEILVGGDIVLFAVMFYIVDRLAKRKLAQKAAK; the protein is encoded by the coding sequence ATGCTAAGTTTATTGTCAGATAATTGGAGATTGGTGCTATCGATGGTATTGGCTTTGTTGATCGGCTGGAATATTCGTGTGCCGGTGTTCAAGATGGCCATACTGAAGAATTTTGTGGATAAACCGAATAAACGTTCTTCACATACCGGGTGTGTTCCGAATATTGGGGGAATTGTTGTTTTTTTAGCTTTTTTGTGTTCATTTTTACTGTTTGTCAGATTTGATAGCCGGCCGGAATTTCAGTATGTTTTATTGGGGGCTATTTTAATTTTTCTGGTGGGTATTTATGACGATTTGCTGGAGATATCTCCTCGTAAAAAAGTTAAAGGAGAGATGTTGGGGGTTTTGGTACTGATTGTGGGAGGAGGGTTTTATCTGACTAATCTGCATGGTTTTCTCAGCTTCTACGAGATCAGCCCGTGGGTGGGTATTCCATTGACTTTTGTGGGTTTGGTCGGATTAATCAATGCGATCAATCTGATCGATGGAATCGATGGTTTGTGTTCGGGAATGGCCATGATCGATTGTATTTTTTTCGGTATTTGGTTTTATTATTGTGGACATATCGAGTATGCTTTGATGTGCGGGGTGTTGACTGCTGCCCTTATCCCTTTCTTTTTGATTAATTTGTTCGGAAAGCGTTCCAAGATGTTTATGGGGGATTCCGGTGCTTTGATGGTTGGATCTTTGCTTGGAGTGATGGCGATTAGATTTTGTGAAACGGATATCAATCTGAAAGGTATTTGTGCGGTAGAAGCAGCGCCCGGAGTGGTGTTCAGCGTATTGGCTATTCCGGTGATAGATACGTTGCGGTTGTTCGCTTCCCGCTGGATGAGAGGAAAATCTCCTTTTGCGCCCGATAAACGGCATTTGCATCATAAATTATTGACCATATATAACGGTGTGCATAAAAAAGCTACCTTTACTATTTTAGGTTTGAACCTGTTATTTATGGCATTCGCATATATCGGAAGAGACTGGAGAAATGAAATATTGGTCGGCGGAGATATCGTTCTGTTCGCTGTTATGTTCTATATTGTCGACCGGTTGGCAAAGAGAAAGTTAGCTCAGAAAGCTGCGAAATAA
- the rfbC gene encoding dTDP-4-dehydrorhamnose 3,5-epimerase: MKVIKTSISDVVILEPRVFGDERGYFFESFSQREFNEQVAEVTFVQDNESKSSYGVVRGLHYQLPPYTQAKLVRVVEGEVLDVVVDLRKNSATFGKHVAVVLSGENKRQFFIPKGFAHGFAVLSPQAVFQYKCDNYYAPQYESGIQFDDPALGIDWKIPEAEMILSAKDRKHKGLSEAFVFEG; the protein is encoded by the coding sequence ATGAAGGTGATTAAAACAAGTATATCGGATGTCGTTATCCTGGAACCCCGGGTTTTCGGTGACGAGCGTGGCTATTTTTTCGAGAGTTTTTCCCAGCGTGAATTTAATGAGCAAGTGGCTGAGGTTACATTCGTCCAGGATAATGAGTCTAAATCGTCGTATGGGGTGGTAAGAGGTTTACACTACCAGTTGCCTCCTTACACTCAGGCGAAATTAGTCCGTGTGGTGGAAGGTGAAGTACTGGATGTTGTCGTGGATCTACGGAAAAATTCGGCTACTTTTGGAAAACATGTGGCCGTAGTCTTGTCTGGTGAAAATAAACGACAGTTTTTTATTCCTAAAGGATTTGCACATGGGTTCGCTGTGTTGAGTCCACAGGCGGTTTTTCAATATAAATGTGACAATTATTATGCTCCGCAGTATGAGAGTGGGATTCAGTTCGATGATCCGGCGCTGGGGATCGATTGGAAAATTCCTGAAGCAGAAATGATTCTCTCGGCAAAGGACAGAAAACATAAGGGATTGAGTGAGGCGTTTGTTTTTGAGGGGTAG
- a CDS encoding DegT/DnrJ/EryC1/StrS family aminotransferase: MKIPFSLPVIDDEVIAEMHDTLTHTGWLTTGPKARALEDEIRQFTGGEAVLCVNSWTSGAMLMLRWLGVGPGDEVIIPAYTYSATALCAMNMGAKVVMVDVKEDFTIDPDKIKAAINEHTKVILPVDIGGYPCDYDAIRAVVDDPEVKALYRPASGRQKQLGRIMLLADAAHSLGAFYKGKASGTVADVTVFSLHSVKNITTGEGGAIVLNLPQPFGNQNELTYLRALALNGQNKSAFEKNQVGAWRYDIIDQGLKVNMPDLCATVGLAQMRRYKSTFLPERKAIFEFYVREFSKRDWAVIPPYHHRDTESSYHLFLLRIKDFDEAKRDAMIQYISEKGVGVNVHYIPMAMLTLFKNRGYKMEDYPNTYRLYANEISLPVYNHLTREQLRIIVDTVAEAYEAVK; encoded by the coding sequence ATGAAAATCCCTTTTTCCTTACCTGTCATCGATGATGAGGTAATAGCAGAAATGCATGATACCCTGACTCATACGGGCTGGTTGACGACAGGTCCCAAAGCACGGGCTTTGGAAGATGAAATCCGTCAGTTCACAGGAGGTGAAGCTGTTTTGTGTGTAAATTCGTGGACCTCCGGGGCAATGCTGATGCTACGGTGGCTGGGAGTAGGTCCCGGTGATGAAGTGATTATCCCCGCTTACACTTACAGTGCCACGGCTTTGTGTGCCATGAATATGGGAGCTAAGGTGGTAATGGTGGATGTAAAAGAGGATTTTACCATCGATCCGGACAAGATAAAAGCTGCGATCAATGAACACACCAAAGTGATATTGCCTGTCGATATCGGAGGGTATCCCTGTGATTACGATGCCATCCGGGCAGTAGTGGACGACCCGGAAGTGAAGGCTTTGTACCGGCCTGCCTCCGGGAGGCAAAAGCAATTGGGCCGGATAATGCTTTTGGCGGATGCCGCCCATTCTTTAGGGGCTTTTTATAAAGGGAAGGCTTCCGGAACCGTGGCCGATGTTACCGTTTTCTCCCTGCATTCCGTAAAAAATATAACGACAGGGGAAGGCGGTGCAATTGTATTGAATTTACCGCAGCCTTTCGGCAATCAGAACGAACTGACTTACCTGAGGGCTTTGGCATTGAACGGACAAAACAAGAGTGCTTTCGAAAAAAATCAGGTGGGTGCGTGGCGGTATGATATCATCGATCAGGGACTGAAAGTGAATATGCCGGATTTGTGCGCTACTGTCGGGTTGGCCCAGATGCGCCGGTATAAATCCACGTTTCTGCCCGAAAGGAAAGCCATTTTTGAATTTTATGTCCGGGAGTTTTCAAAACGGGATTGGGCTGTTATTCCCCCCTATCATCACCGGGATACGGAGAGTTCTTATCATCTGTTTCTGCTCCGGATCAAGGATTTCGATGAGGCGAAACGGGATGCCATGATTCAATATATCAGTGAAAAGGGTGTCGGGGTGAATGTACATTACATACCGATGGCTATGCTGACTTTGTTCAAGAACCGGGGATATAAAATGGAAGATTATCCGAATACATACCGGTTGTATGCCAATGAAATCAGTCTTCCGGTTTATAATCATTTAACCCGGGAACAGCTGCGTATCATCGTAGATACCGTTGCCGAAGCCTATGAAGCTGTAAAATAA
- a CDS encoding sugar transferase, with protein MYKFLKVVFDVLLALIALVCVSWLLLPCMLILWCTGEHKVWYLQKRVGYRNRMFSIFKFATMLKNSPNMGTGSLTTRNDPRVLPFGRFLRKTKINELPQILNVLSGTMSIVGPRPQMKVDFERFPEHVQRVIYNVRPGITGLGSIVFRDEERLLSQPGIDPVVFYTEKIAPYKGELEIWYQQHASLWLDIKLIFLTAWVIVKPESELPFRWLKGLPERPEYLK; from the coding sequence ATGTACAAATTTTTGAAGGTTGTCTTTGACGTACTGCTGGCACTTATTGCCTTGGTGTGCGTGTCGTGGCTGTTGTTGCCCTGTATGCTGATTCTGTGGTGTACGGGGGAACATAAGGTATGGTATCTGCAAAAAAGGGTTGGGTACAGGAACCGGATGTTTTCTATTTTTAAGTTCGCCACCATGCTGAAGAACTCCCCCAATATGGGGACAGGCAGCCTGACCACCCGGAATGATCCGCGTGTATTGCCTTTCGGCCGTTTTTTGCGGAAGACGAAGATCAATGAATTGCCGCAGATATTGAATGTACTCAGTGGAACGATGAGTATTGTAGGGCCGCGTCCGCAGATGAAGGTGGATTTCGAACGTTTTCCGGAACATGTACAACGGGTGATTTATAATGTGCGGCCGGGAATCACGGGGCTCGGCTCTATTGTTTTCCGGGATGAGGAGCGGTTGTTGTCGCAACCGGGGATCGATCCTGTCGTGTTTTATACGGAGAAAATCGCTCCGTACAAAGGTGAACTGGAAATCTGGTACCAACAACATGCTTCGTTATGGCTGGATATTAAACTGATCTTCCTGACGGCCTGGGTGATCGTGAAGCCGGAAAGTGAGCTGCCTTTCCGTTGGCTGAAAGGACTGCCGGAGCGGCCGGAGTATTTGAAATAA
- the wecB gene encoding non-hydrolyzing UDP-N-acetylglucosamine 2-epimerase, which translates to MKIVTIVGARPQFVKAAVVSRVLAGAEGVEEIIVHTGQHFDANMSDVFFEEMCIPRPHYNLNINGLGHGAMTGQMLEKIEEVLIKEKPEWVLVYGDTNSTIAGALAAKKLHIRVAHVEAGLRSFNMDMPEEINRILTDRISDVLFCPTGTAVENLKREGFENMGCRIVKNGDVMQDAALFYAEKAKQPELTIPEHFVLGTVHRAENTDNPERLMGIFSALENISETWPVVLPLHPRTRGKLIALNYDFSNSKICFIDPVGYLEMVWLLKNCKMVMTDSGGLQKEAYFFGKYCVTMRNETEWVELVENGFNLLAGSDHDRILQSVKELQEKGQACFENRLYGKGDAGEKVLKVLQTA; encoded by the coding sequence ATGAAGATAGTAACGATTGTCGGGGCGCGTCCTCAATTTGTGAAGGCTGCGGTGGTCAGCCGGGTTTTGGCGGGAGCTGAAGGGGTGGAAGAAATTATTGTACATACGGGGCAGCATTTTGATGCGAATATGAGTGATGTGTTTTTTGAGGAGATGTGTATACCCAGGCCTCATTATAATTTGAATATAAACGGATTGGGACATGGGGCGATGACCGGACAGATGTTGGAGAAGATAGAGGAAGTGCTGATAAAGGAAAAGCCGGAATGGGTGCTGGTGTATGGCGATACGAATTCGACGATTGCCGGGGCGTTGGCTGCTAAAAAGTTGCATATTCGTGTAGCGCATGTAGAGGCCGGACTACGTTCATTCAATATGGATATGCCTGAGGAAATAAACCGGATTCTGACAGACCGGATCAGTGATGTGCTGTTTTGTCCGACAGGCACGGCTGTTGAAAATTTGAAAAGGGAAGGGTTTGAGAATATGGGGTGCCGGATTGTGAAAAATGGGGATGTGATGCAGGATGCTGCTCTGTTCTATGCTGAGAAAGCAAAACAACCGGAATTGACTATTCCGGAACATTTTGTTTTGGGTACAGTACATCGGGCTGAAAATACGGATAATCCGGAAAGATTGATGGGAATTTTCAGTGCTTTGGAAAATATTTCGGAAACATGGCCGGTGGTATTGCCTCTGCATCCCAGAACCCGGGGTAAATTGATAGCACTGAATTACGATTTTTCCAATAGTAAGATTTGTTTTATAGATCCTGTCGGATATCTGGAGATGGTGTGGTTGTTGAAGAATTGTAAGATGGTGATGACGGATAGCGGAGGATTGCAAAAAGAAGCTTATTTTTTCGGGAAGTATTGTGTGACGATGCGGAATGAAACGGAATGGGTGGAATTGGTAGAAAACGGATTCAATCTGTTGGCAGGGAGTGATCACGATCGGATATTACAAAGTGTAAAAGAATTGCAGGAAAAAGGTCAGGCCTGCTTTGAAAACCGTTTGTATGGAAAAGGGGATGCGGGGGAGAAAGTACTAAAGGTGTTACAAACGGCGTAA